The Lathyrus oleraceus cultivar Zhongwan6 chromosome 5, CAAS_Psat_ZW6_1.0, whole genome shotgun sequence genome includes the window AGGTGATGGTTTATTGTGGGAGATAGATAAAACAAGTTATGATGACGAAATTATCAATTTACATATCACGCATTTACAACAAATTATCAAATTAAGGGATCAAGTTGAGAATAGAGAAAACATGGTTGATGATTTGTGGGAAGAATTGAAGTCGAAAGATGAAGAGTTGCATAATTTGAAAGAGTTTTCTGACAACGAGATTTACAAGTTGAAGGCTCAAATTGAGGAAAGTGAGGCCAGATTGAATATTCATATTCCAAAACGTGTTTGCGAGATTACGAATTTGGCGGAAGAGCTAGAGATAGCTAATGAAAAGGTCAAGATATCAGAAGATGAAAATGCAGTTTTAAGGAAGGAGGTTGAGAGTAAGTCATGTGAGACTCATGAGTTGCAAGATAAGCTTATAGAGGCAGAAGAATATATAGCTGAATCAGATTTTGAGTTAGTTTCTGGGAGAAAGCATATTCAAATACTAGAAAAGTTAGTTAGAATCTATGAGCAAGAGGTGCAAAAGTTGAAGTCTGAAATGCTTGATTCACAGGATAAGTTTTCTTTAGAGAAAGATGAGCTGCATTTTGATATTGCAAGTTTGTTGAAAACGAAAATAGAACTGACCTCTTCATTGGCCGATTGTGAGTTTAGAAACAATGAATTAGAAAGCAAATTAAAGCaatatgaagctgaaattttgaAGCAAGAAGAGATGCATGGTACTGAAAAAGTATTGCATGATGAAAACAGTTATGTGTGGGAAGAACTTGACGAGAGAACACAAGATGTAGAAGCTGTGACTATGGAGCTAGATATGGTAATGATGGAAAGAGATGAAGCCAATGTCAAGATTGATAAGCTTGAGGCTGAGATATGCACCCTCAAGTTTCAACTGTGGAATATGAATAAGTAGAAGTGCATATCTAAAACTTCTTCAAGCATTTAATGGTTTATTTATAGTAGTGACAATCGTATTGTTCTAGTTTTTTTTCCCTTAAGTTGCTTTGAGTTGTGTCTTGTTTTTATTTCTAGATTTTTAGTAGTAATTGATATTTCATATTTCTCTTATTTATTTTTGCTATGCACCTAAACATTGCATAAATATTATTTGTTGAAACAATATCGTAATTTAatttatataaaataaatatttgtttttcATTGGCATTCAGTCATTGCATGTAATGTTTTAATTTAAATCTTTATTTAAATCCAAATTACATTCTTTGTCAAACAAATTATTTAATTATGTTGTTAAatcaataataaataaaatatttaacAAATCTTTTTTATGGACTGAATTTAAGCATTTTAGACATAAATTTCTTAGTAGTGACACACGTATGTTTGGCTTATCCTTCTTCATTATGGACGTCTTTTCTTAGGTCTAGTAAAATTATCTCACCGCACCTTACTTTTTTTAATCCTACCAATCAAACCTCTACAATCAAAAGAGAAAATCAATATCGACGAAAACCCCGTATCAGTAAGAAACGCTTTTGAAACCTATCCCTATTTTTAAACCTTTAATTTCTCCAGTTCTACCTTATCATTTAATTGATAAGTGCACCTTAATTTTTTGGTTAACCTGTGAATTTTAGTTGATACCATACTCTCCAAAATATCAGGCCCCTCTTCGGTATAGGCATATGAAAACTATCTTACAAACAAAAACCAATAGAAGTATAAGGTCTAACAATATCTGATTCTAGAagagaaatgaaaaaaaaatgttGTTGTCTGATTTGAAATAGGAACTGAGACTGAGTCTGACCCTGAACTCCAAAAGAAGATTCTGAAAGAACAAAGGCTAAAATTTGAGAATCTTATGGAAATG containing:
- the LOC127079547 gene encoding uncharacterized protein LOC127079547 translates to MAEKRTWLKSALEFFNIHLEKESCESPISSLSSESESDKSLSLLGEENCLDMKRNRAGDGLLWEIDKTSYDDEIINLHITHLQQIIKLRDQVENRENMVDDLWEELKSKDEELHNLKEFSDNEIYKLKAQIEESEARLNIHIPKRVCEITNLAEELEIANEKVKISEDENAVLRKEVESKSCETHELQDKLIEAEEYIAESDFELVSGRKHIQILEKLVRIYEQEVQKLKSEMLDSQDKFSLEKDELHFDIASLLKTKIELTSSLADCEFRNNELESKLKQYEAEILKQEEMHGTEKVLHDENSYVWEELDERTQDVEAVTMELDMVMMERDEANVKIDKLEAEICTLKFQLWNMNK